One part of the Leclercia sp. LSNIH1 genome encodes these proteins:
- the dsbC gene encoding bifunctional protein-disulfide isomerase/oxidoreductase DsbC has translation MKKSLVLFSLLAASLSGLAHADDAAIKQSLAKLGVTSSEIQPAPVAGMKTVLTNSGVLYVTEDGKHFILGPLYDVSGAQPVNVTNQMLMKNLNALEKEMIVYKAAQEKHVITVFTDITCGYCHKLHEEMKDYNALGITVRYLAFPRAGVQSQPEQDMKAIWCAKDRNKAFDDAMSGKGVKPASCDIDIANHYALGVQFGVTGTPAIVLSNGYVVPGYQGPKEMKAFLDEHQKQFGGK, from the coding sequence ATGAAAAAGTCTTTAGTGCTGTTCTCTCTGCTGGCAGCGTCATTATCCGGCCTGGCGCATGCTGACGATGCGGCCATCAAACAGTCTCTGGCGAAGCTTGGTGTCACCAGTAGCGAAATTCAGCCTGCGCCCGTTGCGGGCATGAAAACGGTACTGACCAACAGCGGCGTGCTGTATGTGACCGAAGACGGTAAGCACTTTATCCTGGGACCGCTGTACGACGTGAGCGGCGCGCAGCCGGTTAACGTTACCAACCAGATGCTGATGAAAAACCTGAACGCGCTGGAAAAAGAGATGATCGTCTACAAAGCGGCGCAGGAAAAACATGTCATTACCGTCTTTACCGACATCACCTGCGGCTACTGCCACAAGCTGCATGAAGAGATGAAAGATTACAACGCGCTGGGGATCACCGTGCGTTATCTCGCCTTCCCGCGTGCGGGCGTGCAGAGCCAGCCTGAGCAGGACATGAAGGCCATCTGGTGTGCGAAAGATCGCAACAAAGCCTTTGATGATGCCATGAGCGGTAAAGGCGTTAAGCCTGCCTCCTGTGATATCGACATTGCCAATCACTACGCGCTGGGCGTGCAGTTTGGTGTGACCGGTACGCCTGCGATCGTGCTGAGCAACGGCTATGTTGTGCCGGGCTACCAGGGGCCGAAAGAGATGAAAGCCTTCCTTGATGAGCACCAGAAACAGTTTGGCGGTAAATAA
- the recJ gene encoding single-stranded-DNA-specific exonuclease RecJ, with product MKSSTQLRRREVDESAALPATLPPLLRRLYASRGVRNADDLERSVKGMLSWQQLSGVERATELLYNALREGTRIIVVGDFDADGATSTALSVLSLRAMGCDNVSYLVPNRFEDGYGLSPEVVDQAHARGAQMILTVDNGISSHSGVERAHEFGIPVLVTDHHLPGDTLPAAEAIVNPNLRDCDFPSKSLAGVGVAFYLMLALRTRLRDEGWFDAKGIAPPNLAEFLDLVALGTVADVVPLDANNRILTWQGLNRIRAGKCRPGIKALLEISNRDPLRLAASDLGFALGPRLNAAGRLDDMSVGVALLLCDNIGEARVLANELDALNQTRKEIEQGMQAEALILCEKLERSGDSLPGGLAMYHPEWHQGVVGILASRIKERFHRPVIAFAPAGDGTLKGSGRSIQGLHMRDALERLHTLHPGLMIKFGGHAMAAGLSLEEAKFDQFQRLFSELVTDWLDPALLQGEVVTDGPLAPADMTMEVAQMLRDAGPWGQMFPEPLFDGRFRLLQQRLVGERHLKVMVEPVGGGPLLDGIAFNVDTTIWPDNGVREVELAYKLDINEFRGNRSLQIIIDHIWPL from the coding sequence GTGAAATCTTCGACACAACTTCGTCGTCGTGAAGTGGACGAGAGCGCCGCGTTACCCGCGACGCTCCCTCCGCTGTTGCGTCGGCTCTATGCCAGCCGTGGCGTGCGAAATGCAGATGACCTTGAACGCAGCGTAAAGGGTATGCTCTCCTGGCAGCAGCTTAGCGGCGTCGAACGCGCCACCGAGCTGCTGTACAACGCCCTGCGGGAAGGAACGCGCATCATTGTGGTGGGGGATTTTGACGCCGATGGCGCCACCAGTACCGCGCTGAGCGTGCTCAGCCTGCGGGCGATGGGGTGCGACAACGTCTCATATCTGGTGCCGAACCGCTTTGAGGATGGCTATGGCCTGAGTCCGGAAGTGGTGGATCAGGCTCACGCCCGCGGCGCGCAGATGATCCTGACGGTGGACAACGGGATCTCCTCCCACTCCGGAGTTGAGCGCGCCCATGAATTTGGCATCCCGGTGCTGGTCACCGATCACCACCTGCCTGGGGATACCTTACCGGCGGCAGAAGCGATCGTTAACCCCAACCTGCGCGACTGCGACTTCCCGTCGAAATCGCTGGCGGGGGTGGGGGTGGCTTTCTATCTGATGCTGGCGCTGCGTACACGGCTGCGTGATGAAGGGTGGTTTGACGCTAAAGGTATTGCGCCGCCTAATCTGGCGGAATTCCTTGATCTGGTGGCGCTGGGCACCGTAGCGGACGTGGTGCCGCTGGATGCCAATAACCGTATTCTGACCTGGCAGGGTTTGAACCGCATTCGGGCGGGGAAATGCCGTCCGGGTATCAAGGCGCTGCTGGAGATCTCCAACCGGGACCCGCTGCGGCTGGCGGCCAGCGATCTCGGCTTTGCCCTTGGCCCGCGTCTGAACGCTGCCGGACGTCTGGACGATATGTCGGTGGGCGTAGCGCTGCTGCTGTGCGATAACATCGGCGAGGCGCGCGTACTGGCCAACGAGCTGGACGCGCTGAACCAGACCCGCAAAGAGATCGAGCAGGGGATGCAGGCCGAAGCCCTGATCCTCTGCGAAAAGCTGGAGCGCAGCGGCGACTCGCTGCCCGGCGGGCTGGCGATGTATCACCCCGAGTGGCATCAGGGGGTGGTGGGCATCCTCGCCTCGCGCATTAAAGAGCGTTTTCACCGCCCGGTGATCGCCTTTGCCCCTGCCGGAGACGGCACCCTGAAAGGATCCGGCCGCTCGATTCAGGGGCTGCATATGCGCGACGCGCTGGAGCGCCTGCATACGCTGCATCCGGGGCTGATGATTAAATTTGGCGGCCACGCCATGGCGGCGGGACTGTCGCTGGAAGAGGCGAAATTTGACCAGTTCCAGCGCCTGTTCAGCGAGCTGGTCACCGACTGGCTGGATCCGGCTCTGCTCCAGGGCGAAGTGGTCACCGATGGCCCGCTGGCGCCGGCGGATATGACCATGGAGGTGGCGCAGATGCTGCGCGACGCCGGTCCGTGGGGGCAGATGTTCCCGGAGCCGCTGTTTGACGGGCGTTTTCGCCTGCTGCAACAGCGTCTGGTGGGGGAACGGCATCTGAAGGTGATGGTGGAACCGGTTGGCGGCGGTCCGCTGCTGGACGGTATCGCCTTTAACGTGGACACCACAATCTGGCCTGATAACGGCGTACGCGAAGTCGAACTGGCCTATAAACTGGATATTAACGAGTTTCGCGGCAACCGCAGCCTGCAAATCATCATCGACCATATCTGGCCACTTTAG
- the sdhE gene encoding FAD assembly factor SdhE, whose product MDINNKARIHWACRRGMRELDISIMPFFEYEYDSLSDEDKHLFVRLLENDDPDLFNWLMNHGKPADAELQRMVLLIQTRNQERGPVAI is encoded by the coding sequence ATGGACATTAATAACAAAGCCCGCATTCACTGGGCATGCCGTCGCGGCATGCGCGAACTCGATATCTCCATCATGCCGTTCTTCGAATACGAATATGACAGCCTGAGCGATGAGGATAAGCATCTCTTCGTTCGCCTGCTGGAGAACGACGATCCCGATTTATTTAACTGGTTGATGAATCACGGCAAACCCGCCGACGCCGAGCTGCAACGGATGGTGCTTTTAATTCAGACACGGAATCAGGAACGTGGTCCTGTGGCAATCTGA
- the xerD gene encoding site-specific tyrosine recombinase XerD: MPHCRTKEADVEKDLSLIEQFLDALWLEKNLAENTLSAYRRDLAMLVAWLHHHDLSLATAQSDNLQALLAERMEGGYKATSSARLLSAMRRLFQHLYREKIRPDDPSAALASPKLPQRLPKDLSEAQVERLLQSPVVDQPLELRDKAMLEVLYATGLRVSELVGLTMSDISLRQGVVRVIGKGNKERLVPLGEEAVYWLENYLQHGRPWLLNGVSIDVLFPSQRAQQMTRQTFWHRIKHYATLAGIDSEKLSPHVLRHAFATHLLNHGADLRVVQMLLGHSDLSTTQIYTHVATERLRQLHQQHHPRA, encoded by the coding sequence ATGCCCCATTGCAGAACGAAAGAGGCGGACGTGGAAAAGGATCTCTCACTCATCGAACAGTTTCTCGATGCGCTCTGGCTGGAGAAGAATCTTGCCGAGAACACCCTCAGCGCCTACCGACGCGATCTGGCGATGCTGGTGGCATGGTTACACCATCATGATCTCTCTCTGGCCACGGCCCAAAGCGACAATTTGCAGGCGCTGCTTGCCGAGCGGATGGAAGGGGGATATAAAGCCACCAGTTCCGCGCGGCTGCTGAGCGCCATGCGGCGTCTGTTTCAGCACCTTTATCGCGAGAAGATACGCCCTGATGATCCCAGTGCGGCACTGGCGTCGCCAAAACTGCCCCAGCGTTTGCCAAAAGATCTCAGCGAAGCGCAAGTTGAGAGATTATTACAGTCGCCAGTGGTTGACCAACCGCTGGAGTTACGCGATAAAGCGATGCTCGAAGTGCTTTACGCCACAGGATTACGCGTGTCTGAACTGGTCGGGCTGACGATGAGCGATATCAGTCTGCGCCAGGGCGTGGTACGGGTGATCGGTAAAGGCAATAAAGAGCGTCTGGTGCCGCTGGGTGAAGAGGCGGTTTACTGGCTGGAGAACTATCTTCAGCATGGCCGCCCCTGGTTGCTGAACGGTGTCTCCATTGACGTGCTGTTTCCCAGCCAGCGCGCGCAGCAAATGACACGTCAAACCTTCTGGCATCGCATCAAACATTACGCCACACTGGCGGGTATCGACAGTGAAAAACTTTCGCCGCACGTTCTGCGTCACGCGTTTGCGACCCATCTTCTGAATCACGGCGCCGATCTGCGCGTGGTCCAGATGCTGCTTGGGCACAGTGACCTGTCAACGACGCAAATCTACACGCATGTCGCGACGGAACGCCTGCGGCAGCTACACCAACAGCATCACCCACGTGCGTGA
- the fldB gene encoding flavodoxin FldB, with protein MNIGLFYGSSTCYTEMAAEKIRDIIGPELVTLHNLKDDAPSMMEQYDVLILGIPTWDFGELQEDWEAIWDQLDSLALEGKIIALYGMGDQLGYGEWFLDALGMLHDKLAPKGVTFIGYWPTEGYEFTSKKPIIADGELFVGLALDETNQYDLSEERLQSWCEQILGEMAEQFS; from the coding sequence ATGAATATTGGTCTGTTTTATGGTTCCAGCACCTGCTACACCGAGATGGCCGCAGAGAAAATTCGCGACATTATCGGCCCGGAACTGGTCACCCTGCACAATCTCAAAGATGATGCCCCATCGATGATGGAGCAGTACGACGTGCTGATCCTCGGCATCCCGACCTGGGATTTCGGTGAACTGCAGGAAGACTGGGAAGCCATCTGGGATCAGCTCGACTCCCTGGCGCTTGAAGGCAAAATTATCGCGCTTTACGGCATGGGCGATCAGCTGGGCTACGGCGAGTGGTTCCTCGACGCGCTGGGGATGCTGCATGACAAGCTGGCACCGAAAGGGGTCACGTTCATCGGTTACTGGCCGACAGAAGGCTATGAGTTTACCAGCAAGAAACCGATTATCGCCGACGGAGAGCTGTTTGTCGGGCTGGCCCTGGATGAAACCAACCAGTACGACCTCAGTGAAGAGCGCCTGCAGAGCTGGTGCGAGCAAATCCTTGGCGAAATGGCGGAGCAGTTCAGCTAA
- a CDS encoding protein YgfX, with product MVLWQSDLRVSWRAQWMSLLLHGLVAAVILLMPWPLSYTPLWLMLLSLVVFDSVRSQRRINARQGEIKLFMDSRLHWQESEWEIVGTPWMLNSGMMLRLRKGAGQRCHHLWLAADSMDEAEWRDLRRMMSHQPTQGR from the coding sequence GTGGTCCTGTGGCAATCTGATCTACGCGTCTCATGGCGCGCCCAGTGGATGTCGCTTCTGCTCCACGGCCTGGTCGCGGCTGTTATTCTTCTGATGCCGTGGCCGCTGAGCTACACCCCGTTATGGCTGATGCTGCTGTCGCTGGTGGTGTTTGATAGCGTACGCAGTCAGCGGCGCATTAACGCCCGTCAGGGTGAAATCAAACTGTTTATGGATTCCCGTCTGCACTGGCAGGAGAGCGAGTGGGAAATTGTCGGCACGCCGTGGATGCTGAACTCCGGCATGATGCTCCGCTTACGCAAAGGCGCGGGTCAACGCTGCCATCATTTATGGCTTGCGGCAGACAGTATGGATGAAGCGGAGTGGCGGGATCTGCGTCGGATGATGTCGCACCAGCCGACGCAGGGGCGGTAG